The following nucleotide sequence is from Salvia miltiorrhiza cultivar Shanhuang (shh) chromosome 7, IMPLAD_Smil_shh, whole genome shotgun sequence.
TGCAGCTGTTGCCACTCTCCGGTTTTCTCCAGTCTTGGAGGTAGTTTAAAAGGTGAGGTATCAATGTGTGGTTCATAATTTGCAcacaaaatcaaatatgaactATTTTATCTTCTGTTTTGTTTTCActacctttttcttttttggtaataaatTTGTTTTCATCTCGAAGGTATCCACCTGTTATTGTTCATACCCTGAATATGATGTTATAAATATTATGGCAATCTTCACTAATTGCGGTGGAATTATCATATGCGTAAGAACTTTTTAACTGAAAATTTGGTTATTTTGAGTTGGTGAAATTATAGAAGTtgataaatatatgaattatcCTGCATTTGGTGTTAATTTGAAGGTGAAGAAGGGGCTTTATAAATTTGGGGGAAATTGCGTAATGATCAATTTTGACAGGCATGAGTCGGGCGGTTGGTGCATCCGGCAAGCGGAAGAGAGGTGCAGCAGGTGCACCACCTCTATCAAGTGATGAGCAGAAGATCCTTGATTTGATCCTCAGCAAAGAGGGTTCCGGCATTCATGCGACAGAGATCAAGTATCAGACTAAGATCCCTAACCCCGTCGTCAATAAAGCAATCAAGACTCTGGAGGCTAAAGCCCTTATTAAAGAGGTGAAAGGCATTCATCGAGGGGGTGCAGCAAGGAAAATCTACATGGGAGCCGACTTCACGCCCTCTGACGTGGTTAGTGGAGGCGTCTGGTATTCAGAGGGGAAGATCGACACCCAATTTGTTGATAGTCTTAAAGACATTTGCTGTTTGCTCGTGAAAAAGAGCAAGGTTGCTACTCTGGAGGGGCTCCACAAGATCGTGCAGGAGAGGAGAGTGGCGAAAGTTGACATCCCTATGCCGCAGCTGGCTGAGTTGCTGACTTCGATGGTGCTGGACAATAAATTAGTGGAGGTGAAAAGCAATGGTTTGGGAGATTTTTCTGGGATTCCTATTGGAGAAACGTGTTACAAGCTCCCAAGTGCAGCAGCAGGAGGGGCTGCAGAGACTTCCATCATAGGTGCATTCGCCTCGATTCCTTGTGGTATGTGTCCCAGGATTGCTTTGTGCACACCCGGCGGGGTCATCTCCCCGACGACTTGTGTCTATTACAACAAGTGGTTAGACATTAAACTCTAAGCTCCCAACTTATTGTCATTCTCTACACTTTTTGTTGATATAGATGTTTTCTTGAGACACTTTGCATTGGTGGATTTTGGGTGCTAGCTTTTGGTTGGCCTTGTGTCTTACAGTCCATTACTTGATCTTGTAGAACTCGATGATATTAAGTCTTTTAAACCGGTATTAGAATGTTCTTTTTTCACGTTTGTTTTAGAATCTTTGATTTGGTGTGTTATGCATTGTGTAAAAGAGGATGAAGCATGCATGCCATCATAATTCATATTTGTGTTATGTTGGTTTGTTCAGATTGA
It contains:
- the LOC130992664 gene encoding uncharacterized protein LOC130992664, whose translation is MSRAVGASGKRKRGAAGAPPLSSDEQKILDLILSKEGSGIHATEIKYQTKIPNPVVNKAIKTLEAKALIKEVKGIHRGGAARKIYMGADFTPSDVVSGGVWYSEGKIDTQFVDSLKDICCLLVKKSKVATLEGLHKIVQERRVAKVDIPMPQLAELLTSMVLDNKLVEVKSNGLGDFSGIPIGETCYKLPSAAAGGAAETSIIGAFASIPCGMCPRIALCTPGGVISPTTCVYYNKWLDIKL